A window of the Euzebya pacifica genome harbors these coding sequences:
- a CDS encoding PH domain-containing protein, whose amino-acid sequence MREDKGSPKRGWIPAAAARLAAVRGRPDGLDALDGLDGLDGLDGPDGPDALDVALAVPFVHDAELEALDDADAVEDAQGLRLDRLTDVLLGLQQAPALPLTAPFTVSIAELLLAWAEVADADGFLGDERVGRVLRLLGGRLAVVVGPDGITVRGLLRRRHTPWDRVNALEFAERYQMLRDHVLEGFADDLVRAVRVPVPGLRWLVRKVVGALEHLVPEEEMAHLREAGGRALVRIDRRGFDLEMRGALGLLTFLSTALSRSCTPRPNSAASRRRSRSSEPIPPRVCCPDK is encoded by the coding sequence ATGCGCGAGGACAAGGGCAGCCCGAAGCGAGGCTGGATTCCTGCGGCAGCGGCCCGGCTGGCTGCTGTCCGTGGCAGGCCGGACGGGCTCGACGCCCTGGACGGGCTCGACGGGCTGGACGGGCTGGACGGGCCGGACGGGCCGGACGCCCTGGACGTCGCGCTGGCGGTGCCGTTCGTGCACGACGCCGAGCTGGAGGCACTCGACGACGCCGACGCCGTCGAGGACGCGCAGGGCCTCCGACTCGATCGCCTGACCGACGTCCTGCTGGGCCTGCAGCAGGCCCCCGCACTCCCCCTCACCGCTCCCTTCACCGTCTCCATCGCCGAGCTGCTGCTGGCGTGGGCCGAGGTGGCCGACGCCGACGGCTTCCTTGGCGACGAACGTGTCGGGCGCGTCCTCCGCCTGCTCGGCGGCCGCCTGGCAGTCGTGGTCGGCCCCGACGGCATCACCGTTCGGGGCCTGCTGCGCCGTCGCCACACCCCGTGGGACCGCGTCAACGCCCTGGAGTTCGCCGAGCGGTACCAGATGCTCCGCGACCACGTGCTCGAGGGGTTCGCCGACGACCTCGTCCGCGCCGTCCGGGTGCCGGTGCCCGGGCTGCGGTGGCTGGTCCGCAAGGTCGTTGGCGCGCTCGAGCACCTCGTCCCCGAGGAGGAGATGGCGCACCTCCGCGAGGCGGGCGGCCGCGCGCTGGTCCGCATCGACCGTCGTGGGTTCGACCTGGAGATGCGGGGAGCACTCGGCCTCCTCACGTTCCTGTCCACCGCGCTTTCGAGGTCCTGCACGCCGAGGCCGAACAGCGCGGCATCGAGGCGACGGTCGCGGAGTAGCGAACCCATACCCCCACGGGTATGTTGTCCGGACAAATAG
- a CDS encoding alpha/beta fold hydrolase gives MPTVDLGQISLHYEEAGPTSGEAILLVMGLGTQMVYWPQRLIDDLSKDHRVIWFDNRDVGLSTKVDAPTAPMLRVLAGTFGLPVPPPPYTLRDMADDAVGLLDHLDVPRAHVVGVSMGGMIAQRMAIHHPQRLASLVPVMSSSGTRLVPPAKPRAAKTFFMTVPTHERDAYVDAIAEMRGAIASPGFDHDHEHLRRSIGIAYDRGLNPAGFVRHLHAIAADGSRVPELRRVEVPTLVVHGADDPLVNHRAGRSIADAVPGAHFRLVRGMGHDLPPGVCDLLADEVNGLIKRLA, from the coding sequence ATGCCCACCGTCGACCTCGGCCAGATCAGCCTGCACTACGAGGAAGCGGGCCCGACCAGCGGAGAAGCCATACTGCTCGTCATGGGCCTCGGTACGCAGATGGTGTACTGGCCGCAGCGCCTGATCGACGACCTGTCCAAGGACCATCGGGTCATCTGGTTCGACAACCGGGACGTGGGCCTGTCGACCAAGGTCGACGCACCGACTGCACCGATGCTGCGGGTGCTCGCCGGCACCTTCGGCCTGCCGGTCCCGCCGCCGCCGTACACCCTGCGCGACATGGCCGACGACGCCGTCGGCCTGCTGGATCACCTGGACGTCCCGCGTGCCCACGTCGTGGGGGTGTCCATGGGCGGGATGATCGCCCAGCGCATGGCGATCCACCATCCGCAGCGGCTGGCCTCGCTCGTCCCGGTCATGTCCTCCAGCGGAACCAGGCTGGTGCCGCCGGCCAAGCCCCGTGCCGCCAAGACCTTCTTCATGACCGTCCCGACCCACGAACGCGACGCCTACGTCGACGCGATCGCCGAGATGCGGGGTGCCATCGCCAGCCCCGGCTTCGACCACGACCACGAGCACCTACGCCGGTCCATCGGCATCGCCTATGACCGCGGCCTCAACCCAGCCGGGTTCGTGCGACACCTGCACGCCATCGCCGCCGACGGCAGCCGCGTCCCGGAGCTGCGCAGGGTCGAGGTGCCGACGCTCGTCGTGCACGGGGCCGACGACCCGCTCGTCAACCACCGGGCCGGCCGGTCGATCGCCGACGCGGTCCCCGGGGCCCACTTCCGGCTGGTCAGGGGCATGGGCCACGACCTGCCACCCGGCGTGTGCGACCTGCTCGCCGACGAGGTCAACGGGCTGATCAAGCGGCTCGCCTGA
- a CDS encoding alpha/beta hydrolase family protein, which produces MPNQSRPSLSTISLLLALVLLVAGLAVPAGADPHDDDGNPCTDDVDTASVHSVEVEGVPATGVVAFPDTDPSALVVFAHGYGHTSASWVDHARRTADQLGAAAVAMDYRGTEDVDGTVRGWWVAEGAADLIAAARDLEARCGGFDTIVLFGVSMGGNASGLAVAAQPTRNDGSTPLFDWWFNLEGATNVIETYQGARVLAPANTFAANARADIEAEMGGTFEEVPEVYAEHAVVNRVDDIAASGVKGVYMAHAAEDGLVPINQSIELDALLTEAGVPSILDVFTTRDGGEGGTTLSGYSGQDVSPLAGHATETSTTHVVMRAGLDRLAELLEEDAPLCQGRRLHAGPVTARLGC; this is translated from the coding sequence ATGCCGAACCAGAGCCGCCCCTCCCTGTCGACCATCAGCCTCCTCCTCGCGCTCGTCCTGCTCGTCGCCGGACTGGCGGTGCCCGCAGGAGCCGATCCGCATGACGACGACGGCAACCCCTGCACCGACGATGTCGACACCGCGTCGGTCCACTCCGTCGAGGTCGAGGGGGTACCGGCCACCGGTGTGGTGGCCTTCCCCGACACCGACCCGAGCGCGCTGGTGGTGTTCGCCCACGGGTACGGCCACACCTCTGCCTCGTGGGTCGACCATGCCCGCCGCACCGCCGACCAGCTCGGTGCGGCCGCGGTGGCGATGGACTACCGAGGCACCGAGGACGTCGACGGCACCGTTCGCGGTTGGTGGGTGGCCGAGGGCGCGGCCGACCTGATCGCCGCGGCCCGTGACCTGGAGGCCCGCTGCGGTGGCTTCGACACCATCGTGCTGTTCGGCGTGTCGATGGGCGGCAACGCCAGCGGCCTCGCGGTCGCGGCCCAGCCGACCCGGAACGACGGTTCCACCCCGCTGTTCGACTGGTGGTTCAACCTCGAGGGGGCCACCAACGTGATCGAGACCTACCAGGGTGCCCGGGTGCTGGCACCCGCCAACACCTTCGCCGCCAACGCCCGAGCCGACATCGAAGCCGAGATGGGCGGCACCTTCGAGGAGGTGCCCGAGGTCTACGCCGAGCACGCGGTGGTCAACCGGGTCGACGACATCGCCGCCTCCGGGGTGAAGGGGGTCTACATGGCCCACGCCGCAGAGGACGGGCTCGTCCCGATCAACCAGTCCATCGAGCTGGACGCCCTGCTGACCGAGGCCGGCGTCCCCAGCATCCTCGACGTGTTCACCACCCGCGACGGTGGTGAGGGCGGGACCACCCTCAGCGGGTACTCCGGCCAGGACGTCTCACCTCTCGCCGGTCATGCCACGGAGACCTCCACGACCCATGTGGTCATGCGCGCAGGCCTCGACCGCCTCGCCGAGCTGCTGGAGGAGGACGCACCGTTGTGCCAGGGTCGCCGGCTCCACGCTGGTCCCGTCACCGCACGGCTGGGCTGCTGA